From Candidatus Thiodictyon syntrophicum, a single genomic window includes:
- a CDS encoding VTT domain-containing protein, which produces MEDLFQGIDAWVVGHPNWTYVTVFLIAMGESMAVIGVVVPGVVSLIGAGALVATGAISFWPAFVAASAGAIVGDGLSYAVGRHYRAHLRDLWPFSRYPRQLDWGVEFFHRYGGWSVAIGRFAGPGRAIVPLVAGMLQMPPRRFYVANVASAIAQTLAFFLPGMVLGASLKLAAEAAWRLVILAVLLLGALVLAFWLARRVYRLLAPHASAWLQALLRWSDLHPTMGRLAHALADPGHPDARALTGFAFVLILGAPLVGTITGLTLFAAPELALDRAALDLGQSLRDPLGDRLMVRLAALGAPAVVLPLVVLVFVWLRRQGQVRHGHYWLAAAAFPLVATPLLGAVLAVPRPDLGLQLALPWSFPSGPVLLATCVYGFLAVSIARSLPERYRWAPYALATTTIAAVAVARVYFGAEWLTAVVDSSALGLVWVAALGLALHRHVHLRRRSGMLAAVAALGLVGGLALHSWIAGDRQLARLTPAERTSIVARNTWHDTGGARLPHHREDLSRRNRHPLSIQYAGDPAALTAALAAAGWAPALVLDWGNAMRLLSPSLPLDELPVIPQVHDGRHEALILTRAAGPDRREVLRLWPARFRLDDGTPLWVGNVSRQRKDVVLELVVVPATIPHDFALPTDFIGGTGGLVIHSAPGAGVVLIEPGGA; this is translated from the coding sequence ATGGAAGACCTGTTCCAAGGCATCGACGCCTGGGTGGTCGGTCATCCAAACTGGACCTATGTCACCGTGTTCCTGATCGCCATGGGGGAATCCATGGCGGTGATCGGGGTGGTGGTGCCGGGGGTGGTGTCGCTGATCGGGGCCGGCGCCCTGGTCGCCACCGGGGCCATCTCATTCTGGCCGGCCTTCGTCGCCGCGTCCGCGGGCGCGATCGTCGGCGATGGCCTGAGTTACGCGGTGGGCCGACACTACCGTGCGCACCTGCGCGACCTCTGGCCCTTTTCCCGCTACCCGCGGCAACTCGACTGGGGCGTGGAATTCTTTCACCGGTACGGCGGTTGGAGTGTCGCCATCGGCCGCTTCGCCGGACCCGGCCGGGCCATAGTCCCGCTGGTCGCCGGGATGCTGCAGATGCCGCCGCGGCGCTTCTATGTCGCCAACGTCGCCTCGGCGATCGCCCAGACCCTCGCCTTCTTCCTGCCGGGCATGGTCCTAGGGGCCTCGCTGAAGCTGGCCGCGGAGGCGGCGTGGCGGCTGGTCATCCTCGCGGTGCTCCTGCTCGGCGCCCTGGTGCTCGCCTTCTGGCTCGCCCGCCGGGTCTATCGCCTGCTCGCCCCGCACGCCAGCGCCTGGCTCCAGGCGCTGCTGCGCTGGTCGGACCTGCACCCGACCATGGGCCGGCTCGCCCACGCCCTGGCGGACCCCGGGCACCCGGACGCCCGCGCCCTGACCGGTTTCGCCTTCGTGCTGATCCTGGGCGCCCCGCTGGTCGGGACCATCACCGGCCTGACCCTGTTCGCCGCGCCGGAACTGGCGCTCGATCGTGCGGCCCTGGACCTGGGCCAGAGCCTGCGCGACCCGCTGGGCGACCGCTTGATGGTGCGCCTCGCCGCCCTGGGGGCGCCCGCCGTGGTCCTGCCGCTGGTGGTGCTGGTGTTCGTCTGGCTGCGTCGGCAGGGCCAGGTGCGCCATGGCCATTACTGGCTGGCCGCCGCCGCCTTTCCCCTGGTCGCCACCCCGCTGCTCGGCGCCGTGCTGGCGGTGCCGCGCCCCGATCTCGGCCTGCAACTGGCGCTGCCATGGTCCTTCCCCAGCGGGCCCGTGCTGCTCGCGACCTGTGTCTACGGGTTCCTCGCCGTTTCCATCGCCCGCAGCCTGCCCGAGCGGTACCGGTGGGCGCCCTATGCCCTGGCGACGACGACGATCGCGGCGGTCGCCGTGGCGCGGGTCTATTTCGGGGCCGAATGGTTGACCGCCGTGGTCGACAGCAGCGCGCTGGGGTTGGTGTGGGTCGCCGCGCTGGGGCTCGCGCTGCATCGTCATGTCCACTTGCGGCGGCGCTCCGGGATGCTCGCCGCGGTCGCCGCGCTCGGGTTGGTCGGCGGACTCGCGCTGCACAGTTGGATCGCCGGTGACCGGCAACTGGCCCGGCTGACCCCGGCCGAGCGCACCTCGATCGTCGCACGCAACACCTGGCACGACACCGGCGGGGCCCGCCTGCCGCACCACCGCGAGGACCTGAGCCGACGCAACCGCCACCCCCTGAGCATTCAATACGCCGGCGACCCCGCGGCCCTCACCGCCGCCCTCGCCGCCGCCGGTTGGGCGCCGGCGCTGGTGCTCGACTGGGGGAACGCCATGCGGCTCCTGTCGCCCTCCCTGCCGCTGGACGAATTGCCGGTGATCCCTCAGGTCCACGACGGCCGGCACGAGGCCCTGATCCTGACCAGGGCCGCCGGGCCTGACCGGCGCGAGGTGCTGCGTCTCTGGCCCGCGCGGTTCCGGCTGGACGACGGCACGCCGCTGTGGGTCGGCAATGTCAGCCGCCAGCGTAAAGACGTGGTGCTCGAGCTGGTCGTAGTCCCGGCCACGATCCCACACGACTTCGCGTTGCCGACGGACTTCATCGGGGGGACGGGGGGACTCGTGATCCACAGCGCGCCGGGCGCCGGGGTCGTGCTGATTGAACCTGGTGGCGCCTGA
- a CDS encoding DUF6399 domain-containing protein, giving the protein MKHRSRLERAEQRGAAVARLATGQPQRHVAAELGVARSTLQDWCKPTPVGAAPAVLAAFVATPEGVQWLHQVVVAAHFVITLHGGAGVRMVCEFLKLSGLSAFVGASYGTHQALNAALEEMVVAVAREQRAALAVGMPHRAITACEDETFHPQILLVMLEPVSNFLLREQYAADRTAATWTQALRAGLDGLNVTVIQGTSDEATALRRHIQTDCAAHHSPDLFHVQQEVSKGTSLHLVRHVKQAGASVAAAQTSLDAERATAQAYDAQSPRPRGRPPAFAPRIEAALAVVVQAEADQVQAQARQAEARELVRELGTLYHPYELEQGQAQPVARIAQRFADVWTRLQQLADAADLPTRARERLAKAQRLTIQFLATITFFFATVQAKVEALNLPPAVELALLTQLIPALYLERVANRSTLAEPRHRLHALSRQLLEPLRQRDHPLQALPEAERARLEQVAGDCADLFQRSSSSVEGRNGQLSLHHHGRHRLSDRKLEALTAVHNFHLRRPDGTTAAERFFGRAHETLFAQVLQRMPLPPPPARRRPRPPKPPALLPVAA; this is encoded by the coding sequence GTGAAGCACCGCTCGCGCCTGGAGCGAGCCGAACAGCGCGGGGCGGCCGTGGCCCGCTTGGCGACGGGGCAGCCGCAACGCCACGTCGCCGCCGAACTGGGCGTGGCGCGCAGCACCTTGCAGGACTGGTGCAAGCCGACCCCGGTCGGCGCGGCCCCGGCGGTGTTGGCAGCCTTCGTGGCGACCCCTGAGGGCGTGCAGTGGCTGCACCAAGTGGTGGTGGCGGCGCACTTCGTCATCACGCTGCACGGCGGTGCCGGGGTGCGGATGGTGTGTGAATTCTTGAAGTTGAGTGGGTTGTCGGCGTTCGTCGGCGCGAGCTATGGCACCCACCAGGCCCTCAATGCGGCCTTGGAGGAGATGGTGGTCGCCGTGGCGCGTGAGCAACGGGCGGCGTTGGCGGTGGGCATGCCGCACCGCGCGATCACGGCGTGCGAGGATGAGACCTTTCATCCGCAGATTTTGTTGGTCATGTTGGAGCCGGTGTCGAACTTTCTGCTGCGCGAACAGTACGCCGCCGATCGCACGGCGGCCACCTGGACGCAGGCGTTGCGCGCGGGTCTGGACGGCTTGAACGTGACCGTGATCCAGGGCACCAGCGACGAGGCCACAGCGTTGCGCCGCCATATCCAGACGGATTGTGCGGCCCATCATTCCCCGGACCTGTTTCATGTGCAACAGGAGGTGTCCAAGGGCACCAGCCTACACTTGGTCCGCCACGTGAAACAGGCGGGCGCCAGCGTCGCGGCCGCCCAGACGTCGCTGGACGCTGAGCGGGCGACCGCGCAGGCCTATGACGCCCAATCCCCGCGTCCGCGCGGGCGCCCACCGGCGTTCGCGCCCCGCATTGAAGCCGCCCTGGCGGTCGTGGTGCAGGCCGAAGCCGATCAGGTACAGGCGCAAGCGCGTCAGGCCGAGGCCCGTGAACTGGTGCGTGAGTTGGGGACCCTCTATCACCCCTATGAGTTGGAGCAGGGACAGGCGCAGCCCGTGGCGCGCATCGCGCAACGCTTTGCCGACGTGTGGACGCGGCTGCAACAGCTGGCCGACGCGGCCGATCTGCCAACGCGCGCCCGTGAGCGCCTGGCCAAGGCGCAGCGCCTGACGATTCAGTTCCTTGCCACCATTACCTTTTTCTTTGCGACCGTGCAGGCCAAGGTCGAGGCGCTGAATCTGCCGCCCGCCGTGGAACTGGCGTTGCTCACGCAGCTGATTCCGGCGCTCTACCTCGAGCGCGTCGCCAATCGCAGCACGCTCGCTGAACCGCGCCACCGTCTGCACGCCCTGAGCCGGCAGTTGCTCGAACCGCTGCGCCAACGCGATCATCCGCTCCAGGCCCTCCCAGAGGCCGAGCGCGCGCGCCTCGAACAGGTGGCCGGTGACTGCGCCGACCTGTTCCAGCGCAGCAGTTCCAGCGTGGAGGGGCGCAACGGCCAACTGTCCCTACATCACCATGGCCGACATCGCCTGAGCGACCGCAAGCTCGAGGCACTGACCGCCGTACATAACTTCCACCTCCGTCGCCCCGACGGGACCACTGCCGCTGAGCGCTTCTTCGGCCGGGCCCACGAAACGCTGTTCGCGCAGGTGCTCCAGCGCATGCCGTTGCCCCCGCCGCCAGCGCGCCGACGACCGCGCCCGCCCAAGCCGCCCGCGCTCCTGCCGGTAGCGGCGTAA
- a CDS encoding type II toxin-antitoxin system PrlF family antitoxin, whose protein sequence is MPATLEVVLTRVGTDAADDPLIGQFLGFLAQDLADHPGRLRAVDADLPRRIQSLVGAVAVDLDAPLTADDE, encoded by the coding sequence ATGCCCGCCACCCTTGAGGTCGTGCTGACGCGCGTCGGCACCGACGCGGCGGATGATCCGCTGATCGGTCAGTTCCTTGGTTTTCTCGCCCAGGACCTTGCCGACCATCCGGGGCGCCTGCGCGCGGTGGACGCCGATCTCCCGCGGCGTATCCAGTCGCTCGTCGGTGCAGTCGCGGTCGATCTCGATGCCCCCCTGACGGCGGACGATGAATGA
- the ppk2 gene encoding polyphosphate kinase 2 yields the protein MTRDDHPPAAKDWLAAELEDELDEDYELEMSEPELSLELRAIFKRKHPPTLDRATYFKALLSLQAELIKLQDWVEHTGEKVLVIFEGRDSAGKGGVIKRITQRLNPRVCRVVALVKPTERERSQWYFQRYVPHLPSGGEIVLFDRSWYNRSGVERVMGFASPDQVEQFFQDVPEFERMLVRSGIRLIKYWFSITDEEQQLRFLMRIHDPLKQWKLSPMDLQSRVRWEQYTKAKEETFARTNIPEAPWYIVEANDKKRARLNCIHHLIEQIPYAPVPHEEITLPERVFNPDYEREPLPQELHVPKLY from the coding sequence ATGACCCGCGACGACCACCCACCCGCCGCCAAGGACTGGCTCGCCGCCGAGCTCGAGGATGAACTCGACGAAGACTATGAACTGGAGATGTCCGAGCCTGAACTGTCGCTGGAGCTGCGCGCGATCTTCAAGCGCAAGCACCCGCCGACCCTCGATCGGGCGACCTACTTCAAGGCCCTGCTCAGTCTCCAGGCGGAGCTGATCAAACTCCAGGACTGGGTGGAGCATACCGGCGAGAAGGTCCTGGTCATCTTCGAGGGGCGCGATTCGGCCGGCAAGGGCGGCGTCATCAAGCGGATCACCCAGCGGCTCAACCCGCGGGTCTGCCGGGTCGTGGCCCTGGTCAAGCCGACCGAGCGCGAGCGCTCCCAGTGGTACTTCCAGCGCTATGTGCCGCATCTGCCGTCGGGCGGTGAGATCGTGCTGTTCGACCGCTCCTGGTACAACCGCTCGGGGGTAGAGCGGGTCATGGGCTTCGCCAGCCCCGATCAGGTCGAGCAGTTCTTCCAGGACGTGCCCGAGTTCGAGCGGATGCTGGTGCGCTCCGGCATCCGGCTGATCAAGTATTGGTTCTCCATCACCGACGAGGAACAGCAACTGCGCTTCCTGATGCGTATCCATGACCCGCTCAAGCAATGGAAGCTCAGCCCCATGGACCTGCAATCGCGCGTGCGCTGGGAGCAATACACCAAGGCCAAGGAAGAGACCTTCGCCCGGACCAACATCCCCGAGGCGCCCTGGTACATCGTCGAGGCCAACGACAAAAAGCGCGCCCGGCTCAACTGCATTCACCACCTGATCGAGCAGATCCCCTACGCGCCGGTGCCCCACGAGGAGATTACGCTGCCCGAGCGCGTCTTCAACCCGGACTACGAGCGCGAGCCGCTGCCGCAGGAATTGCACGTCCCGAAGCTTTACTGA
- a CDS encoding acetylxylan esterase → MHFTHEYPFDPSYGYSLDDLRAVAPPPEPADFAAFWTARYHRALGVVPNPRLRSSSDAHPRFLVHDLEYASTDGFPIRGWLLTPRDGPPRRGFVLGHGYGGIECPPLNLPRADGAYLVPCFRGLSRSRRPPISPDPNWHVLHDLDQRDRYILGGCVDDVWTGVSALLGIFPELAGHLGYLGISLGGGIGALALAWDARIARGHLNVPSFGHQPLRLRLPSTGSAAALQRYARTTGGVLDTLAYYDSAIAARHIRSPMQVAAAVFDPAVAPPGQFSVYNAIPGDKRLFVLEAGHFDYPGRARQEQQLLAELWAFFAPL, encoded by the coding sequence ATGCACTTCACCCACGAATACCCGTTCGATCCCAGCTACGGCTATAGTCTGGATGACCTGCGCGCCGTGGCGCCCCCGCCCGAGCCCGCCGATTTCGCGGCCTTCTGGACGGCGCGTTACCATCGCGCGCTGGGGGTCGTACCGAACCCGCGCTTGCGGTCTTCGAGTGACGCCCATCCGCGCTTTCTGGTCCATGACCTGGAATACGCTTCCACTGACGGCTTCCCCATTCGCGGCTGGCTCCTGACGCCGCGCGACGGGCCGCCGCGGCGCGGCTTCGTGCTGGGTCACGGCTATGGCGGGATCGAGTGCCCGCCGCTGAACCTGCCCCGCGCCGACGGGGCCTATCTGGTGCCCTGCTTTCGGGGTCTGAGCCGCAGTCGGCGCCCGCCGATCTCCCCGGACCCCAACTGGCATGTGCTCCACGACCTCGACCAGCGCGATCGTTACATCCTGGGCGGCTGCGTCGACGATGTCTGGACCGGGGTCTCGGCCCTGCTCGGGATCTTCCCCGAGTTGGCGGGGCACCTGGGCTATCTGGGTATCAGCCTGGGCGGCGGCATCGGGGCCCTGGCCCTGGCCTGGGACGCGCGGATCGCTCGGGGCCATCTCAATGTACCGAGCTTCGGCCACCAGCCCCTGCGGCTGCGCCTGCCCAGCACCGGCAGTGCCGCCGCGCTCCAGCGCTACGCCCGCACCACGGGCGGGGTCCTCGACACCCTGGCGTACTACGATTCCGCCATTGCCGCCAGGCATATCCGCAGTCCCATGCAGGTGGCGGCCGCCGTCTTCGACCCGGCCGTGGCCCCGCCCGGTCAGTTCTCGGTCTACAACGCCATCCCGGGCGACAAACGGCTGTTCGTACTTGAGGCCGGACACTTCGACTATCCCGGCCGGGCCCGTCAGGAGCAGCAATTGCTGGCCGAGCTCTGGGCCTTCTTCGCGCCGCTGTGA
- a CDS encoding HNH endonuclease produces the protein MNLSNELADYWIEAARTAAGEFIHNAECISENPAVKAYFKKNKHGGSYWLEIREPRPIVRLVDIEIQKAINPITLRARIWYYSGEPSLPRRHKELGLVSLGNEEIRCSEIDPRESWLRQLAVNGVAVEGVEYPLRKVEFLNSESEIGSGLAAILNDLWSVSLQIENGNVVAAKNFFPEEIGELESMLYEGAISKVNVNKFERNRRAREQCIDHFGSECQVCHIEFGELYGEIGAGFIHVHHLVQLSSIGETYAVNPIQDLVPVCPNCHAMLHQRNPPLSIEELRARCKCVNIMDCKKSDNHENAKRQKTVV, from the coding sequence ATGAATTTATCGAATGAATTGGCTGACTATTGGATTGAAGCGGCTCGCACAGCCGCGGGTGAGTTCATTCATAATGCTGAATGTATATCTGAGAATCCGGCTGTCAAGGCGTATTTCAAGAAGAACAAACACGGCGGTAGTTATTGGCTGGAAATAAGAGAGCCGCGTCCAATTGTTAGGCTTGTAGATATCGAAATTCAAAAAGCAATCAACCCTATTACCTTAAGGGCCCGGATTTGGTATTATAGCGGAGAACCTAGTCTTCCCCGGCGACATAAAGAGTTGGGGTTAGTGTCTCTTGGAAATGAAGAGATTCGCTGTAGCGAGATAGATCCGAGAGAATCGTGGTTACGGCAGTTGGCCGTTAATGGCGTTGCAGTCGAAGGGGTGGAGTACCCTCTGAGAAAAGTAGAGTTCTTAAACAGCGAATCGGAAATAGGTTCCGGACTCGCGGCTATATTAAATGATCTATGGTCGGTTTCGCTGCAAATTGAGAATGGAAATGTAGTAGCTGCGAAAAACTTTTTCCCTGAAGAAATTGGCGAATTGGAGTCGATGCTTTATGAGGGAGCAATCTCGAAGGTCAATGTTAATAAGTTTGAGCGAAACAGAAGGGCGCGAGAGCAATGTATAGATCACTTCGGATCAGAATGTCAGGTTTGCCATATCGAGTTTGGCGAGCTATATGGCGAGATTGGAGCAGGTTTCATTCACGTTCACCATTTGGTTCAGCTGTCATCAATCGGCGAAACTTACGCGGTGAATCCAATTCAAGACTTGGTGCCGGTCTGTCCAAATTGCCACGCTATGCTTCACCAGCGAAACCCGCCATTATCAATCGAAGAACTTAGGGCGAGGTGTAAGTGCGTCAACATAATGGATTGTAAGAAATCAGATAATCACGAAAACGCTAAGCGTCAAAAAACAGTAGTTTAG